In the Muricauda sp. MAR_2010_75 genome, one interval contains:
- a CDS encoding penicillin-binding protein 2 — protein sequence MKKLLLSSIIVIIGFTFIGRLSYLQLFRFSPDQILEDPAIKKIYDYPERGYIYDRNGELMVGNQPAYDVMVIPREVQPLDTLEFCALLGIDKNTFISKMEKARVYSPRLPSVLVPQLSKEDYATLQEKMRHFVGFYIQKRSLRYYTTNSAANVLGYISEVNEWDLQNNPYYVAGELKGRTGIEKQYEEVLRGRKGVKHIQKDRFNRDIGPYKDGKLDTLPEQGTEIHITLDKKLQEYGEKLMHGKRGGIVAIEPKSGEILAMISGPTYDPALLVGRERSKNYSKLHYDTISKPTWDRSILAEPSPGSPFKTLNALAALQEGVIEPSTKFRCYHGFYVGNTLRGCHCGGGVRDMNSGIYQSCNAYFAGTFRRLFDKYSTTDEAMDVWEKHMKSFGLGNYLGTDLPTGRPGRIPDKNFYDKWYGDGRWAASTIISNAIGQGEIAATPLQLANMTAAIANRGYFYTPHIIKSMGSSGSIDPKYTEPHYTTIDRKHFEPVIKGMANVYKYGTARWVQIPDIEIAGKTGTVENFIRVDGERMQLTDHSVFVAFAPVENPQIALAVYIENGYYGSRYAGHIASLLIEKYIKGEITRKDLEKRMLEKTLEHEYAKPYSGEPFKINEYVW from the coding sequence ATGAAAAAGCTGCTGTTATCTTCCATAATTGTTATCATAGGATTTACCTTTATTGGTAGATTGTCCTATCTGCAGTTGTTTCGTTTTTCTCCCGACCAGATTTTGGAAGACCCCGCCATCAAGAAAATATATGATTACCCCGAGCGTGGCTATATCTACGACAGAAACGGTGAGCTAATGGTGGGAAATCAGCCCGCTTATGACGTCATGGTCATTCCACGGGAGGTACAGCCATTGGACACCTTGGAATTTTGTGCCCTTTTGGGAATCGACAAGAACACTTTTATCTCCAAAATGGAAAAAGCCAGGGTATATTCTCCTAGGCTCCCATCCGTTTTAGTGCCCCAACTTTCCAAAGAGGATTATGCCACACTGCAGGAAAAAATGCGCCACTTTGTTGGGTTCTATATTCAAAAAAGGTCTTTGCGCTACTACACCACCAACAGTGCAGCCAATGTGCTGGGGTACATTAGTGAGGTGAATGAATGGGATCTGCAGAACAATCCCTACTATGTAGCCGGGGAATTAAAAGGACGAACCGGCATTGAAAAACAGTATGAAGAAGTTTTGCGAGGACGAAAAGGGGTAAAACACATCCAAAAAGACCGTTTCAATCGCGATATAGGTCCATATAAGGACGGTAAGTTGGATACCTTGCCGGAACAGGGTACGGAAATACATATCACTCTGGACAAAAAACTCCAAGAATACGGTGAAAAATTGATGCACGGAAAAAGAGGGGGCATCGTGGCCATTGAGCCAAAATCCGGAGAAATTCTGGCCATGATTTCTGGCCCTACCTACGATCCAGCTCTATTGGTGGGCAGGGAACGTTCCAAGAATTACAGCAAACTTCATTACGATACGATTTCCAAACCCACATGGGACCGTTCTATTTTGGCGGAACCCTCGCCTGGGTCACCTTTTAAAACCTTGAATGCATTGGCGGCCCTTCAGGAAGGTGTGATTGAGCCCAGCACCAAATTTAGATGTTACCACGGTTTCTACGTGGGCAATACCCTAAGGGGGTGCCATTGCGGGGGCGGAGTACGGGATATGAATTCGGGTATCTATCAATCCTGCAATGCCTATTTTGCCGGGACGTTTAGAAGGTTATTTGACAAATATTCCACTACGGATGAAGCCATGGATGTTTGGGAAAAACACATGAAAAGTTTTGGTTTGGGCAATTATTTGGGCACCGATTTGCCTACGGGAAGACCTGGAAGAATTCCGGATAAAAACTTTTACGACAAATGGTATGGAGATGGAAGATGGGCCGCTTCAACCATCATATCCAATGCTATTGGACAAGGGGAAATTGCCGCCACCCCACTACAATTGGCAAATATGACCGCCGCCATAGCCAACCGAGGCTATTTCTATACCCCCCATATCATAAAAAGTATGGGGAGTTCGGGATCTATAGACCCCAAGTATACGGAACCCCATTATACCACCATTGATCGTAAGCATTTTGAACCAGTAATCAAAGGAATGGCCAATGTGTACAAATATGGTACGGCCAGATGGGTTCAGATTCCAGATATTGAAATTGCAGGGAAGACCGGTACCGTAGAAAATTTTATTCGGGTTGATGGTGAACGAATGCAACTTACCGACCATTCGGTCTTTGTTGCCTTTGCTCCTGTGGAAAACCCACAAATCGCATTGGCCGTATATATTGAAAATGGCTATTACGGGTCTCGGTATGCGGGACATATTGCTTCTCTTTTAATTGAAAAATACATTAAGGGTGAAATCACACGAAAAGATTTGGAGAAGCGTATGTTGGAGAAAACATTGGAGCATGAGTATGCCAAACCTTATAGCGGTGAACCTTTCAAGATAAATGAATATGTCTGGTAG
- the rodA gene encoding rod shape-determining protein RodA: MSGRGLFGRIDWITIFLYALLVFIGWINIYSTSLVDPNLSIFDFSTLYGKQLFFIGLAALGIILVLFVESNFFERFASIFYIISILLLLGLFVFGKTIAGATSWYNLGFFNLQPSELAKVATALALAKFLSDIQTDIRTGKHQLFALAIVLLPALLILPQPDPGSALIYFSFFFVLFREGFPLYYLGILIFMVILFATTLMFGTVWVAIGLIILTILIYTFKKASVKIPVLPVTGVIVLSILFSLSVDFVYENVFEQRHRDRIALWLRLEKDENKLEEIRKTIGYNTYQSEKAIESGGFFGKGFLEGTRTKGDFVPEQHTDYIFSSVGEEWGFLGTVTVILLFSVFFLRLIHIAERQKSDFSRMYGYGVISILVFHYFINIGMVIGLLPTIGVPLPFFSYGGSGLIFFTMLLFIFLKLDSNRLKDGI, encoded by the coding sequence ATGTCTGGTAGAGGGCTTTTTGGAAGGATAGATTGGATCACTATTTTTCTCTATGCCCTTCTGGTTTTTATAGGATGGATCAATATCTATTCCACATCCTTGGTTGACCCAAATCTTTCCATTTTTGATTTCTCCACCCTTTATGGAAAGCAGCTTTTTTTTATTGGGCTGGCCGCTTTGGGCATTATTTTGGTGCTGTTTGTAGAATCCAATTTCTTTGAGCGCTTTGCCTCCATCTTTTATATTATATCCATTCTTTTATTGCTGGGCCTTTTTGTATTTGGAAAAACCATTGCAGGAGCCACTTCGTGGTATAATCTGGGATTTTTCAACCTACAGCCCTCCGAGCTTGCCAAGGTAGCCACCGCACTAGCTCTGGCCAAGTTTTTAAGTGACATACAAACCGATATAAGAACTGGTAAACACCAATTATTTGCCCTTGCCATTGTTCTGCTTCCCGCTTTGCTCATCCTCCCACAGCCAGACCCCGGAAGTGCTTTAATCTATTTTTCCTTCTTTTTTGTGCTGTTCAGGGAAGGCTTTCCACTGTATTATTTGGGAATATTGATATTCATGGTCATACTTTTTGCCACTACTTTAATGTTCGGCACCGTATGGGTTGCAATTGGCCTGATCATATTGACCATATTGATCTACACCTTTAAAAAAGCATCCGTTAAAATTCCCGTACTTCCCGTAACTGGGGTAATTGTGCTTTCCATTTTGTTCTCCTTGTCCGTGGATTTTGTTTATGAAAACGTCTTTGAGCAACGCCATCGCGATAGAATTGCACTTTGGTTGCGTTTGGAAAAGGATGAAAATAAACTGGAAGAAATCAGAAAGACCATTGGCTACAATACCTATCAATCTGAAAAAGCCATTGAATCCGGCGGTTTTTTTGGAAAGGGCTTTTTGGAAGGTACCCGTACCAAAGGAGACTTTGTTCCTGAACAACACACAGATTATATCTTCAGTTCAGTGGGGGAGGAATGGGGGTTTTTGGGAACGGTGACCGTTATCCTGCTATTTTCCGTTTTCTTTTTACGCTTGATCCATATTGCAGAGCGGCAAAAAAGTGATTTTAGTCGAATGTACGGTTATGGCGTCATTTCCATTTTGGTGTTCCATTACTTCATCAATATTGGTATGGTGATAGGTCTCTTGCCCACCATTGGGGTGCCCCTGCCCTTTTTTAGCTATGGGGGTTCCGGGCTTATCTTTTTTACCATGCTGCTCTTTATCTTCCTAAAATTGGACTCCAACCGATTAAAGGACGGCATTTAA